The following coding sequences lie in one Rutidosis leptorrhynchoides isolate AG116_Rl617_1_P2 chromosome 4, CSIRO_AGI_Rlap_v1, whole genome shotgun sequence genomic window:
- the LOC139844472 gene encoding uncharacterized protein gives MVISGNKRVRRDIETVKSKEDMDRFKPPLHNFDFPFLKWGTQKHLRCINVEDYFNVNISPSSFRSNQSPETSDGGGGRREKSSGCNNRFLPSSEKLKERIGVVAGDGGEMEATREKLMFDFKKEVDQMKVDILRVKRPACPVTTENNPPPERPWNLRNRGDAFKPPSDGVKVNGNDEFSKPNWISRDQNKSREKRKKFSVSLSRDELEDDFMAMTGRRLPRRPMKRPRALQKQLDTLFPGLCLSEITADMYKVPEEADTRKR, from the exons ATGGTCATCTCCGGTAATAAAAGAGTCAGGAGAGATATAGAGACGGTGAAATCAAAAGAAGATATGGATCGATTCAAGCCACCTTTACACAATTTCGATTTCCCTTTCCTAAAGTGGGGCACTCAGAAGCATCTGCGTTGTATAAACGTTGAAGATTATTTCAACGTAAACATCTCTCCGTCGTCCTTCCGTAGCAATCAATCGCCAGAGACTAGCGACGGCGGCGGCGGACGGCGGGAGAAGTCGAGTGGTTGTAATAATAGGTTTCTGCCTTCTTCGGAGAAATTAAAAGAGAGAATCGGAGTTGTCGCCGGAGACGGTGGTGAGATGGAAGCGACCAGAGAGAAACTGATGTTCGATTTTAAAAAGGAGGTTGATCAGATGAAGGTCGACATTCTCAGAGTAAAACGCCCGGCGTGTCCGGTGACGACGGAAAATAATCCTCCGCCGGAGAGGCCGTGGAATCTGAGGAATAGAGGAGACGCGTTTAAGCCTCCGTCGGACGGAGTCAAAGTCAACGGGAATGATGAGTTTTCAAAACCTAATTGGATATCACGTGATCAAAATAAGAGCAGAGAGAAGCGTAAAAAATTTAGCGTATCGTTATCACGTGATGAATTGGAGGATGATTTTATGGCTATGACTGGACGGAGATTGCCACGTAGGCCTATGAAACGACCACGAGCTCTTCAAAAGCAACTAGAT ACTCTGTTTCCTGGATTGTGTCTCTCTGAAATAACTGCTGATATGTACAAAGTTCCTGAAGAGGCCGATACACGAAAG AGGTAG
- the LOC139840047 gene encoding glutamine--tRNA ligase-like, giving the protein MVEALDLFLKIGLDKRTAENTIANNKVTTNLIAVINEAAVTDGCERSTGNLLYTVATKFPANALMHRPKLLEYIVSSKIKTPAQLEAAFAFLSVTASEDLDINKFEEACGVGVEVSEHDIKCVVDEMFKEKESAIVEQRYRTNVGDLFAHVRKKLPWADPKIVKKLIDEKILALLGPKTEADNEKPVKKKKEKPVKVEVKSNKEEDPQSEEELNPYSIFPAPEDNYKVHTEVTFSDGRVFRACNSKSLLEKHLKITGGKVLTRFPPEPNGYLHIGHAKAMFVDFGLAKERSGGCYLRFDDTNPEAEKKEYIDHIKEIVDWMGWKPYQITYTSNYFQELYDLAVELIRRGHAYVDHQTGDEIKEYREKKMNSPWRDRPISESLKLFDDMKRGLIEEGKATLRMKQDMQSDNFNMYDLIAYRIKFTPHPHAGDKWCIYPSYDYAHCIVDSLENITHSLCTLEFETRRASYYWLLDALNLYQPYVWEYSRLNITNTVMSKRKLNRLVTENYVDGWDDPRLMTLAGLRRRGVTATAINTFVKGIGITRSDGSMIQLERLEYHVREELNKTASRTMVVLHPLKVVITNLEPSSVIDLDAKKWPDAPVDDASSYYKVPFSSVVYIEQTDFRMKDSKDYYGLAPGKTVLLRYAFPIKCTEVVLSEDKQSVVEIHVEYDPDKTTKPKGVLHWVAEPSPGVDPLKVEVRLFDKLFLSENPGELDNWLDDLNPESKVVIPSAYAVPSLKNAEVDDKFQFERLGYFVADKDSTPEKLIFNRTVTLRDSYGKAWK; this is encoded by the exons ATGGTGGAAGCACTTGATTTGTTTCTGAAGATCGGATTAGATAAACGAACTGCTGAAAACACAATAGCCAATAATAAAGTCACCACCAATCTTATCGCTGTTATTAACGAG GCTGCTGTGACTGATGGATGTGAACGTTCTACTGGCAATCTCCTTTATACGGTTGCTACAAAGTTTCCTGCTAATGCGCTTATGCACAGGCCTAAATTGCTTGAATACATTGTTTCTTCTAAG ATAAAGACTCCTGCTCAGCTAGAAGCTGCATTTGCATTTCTGTCGGTTACTGCTTCAGAAGATCTTGATATCAATAAATTTGAAGAAGCTTGTGGAGTTG GGGTTGAGGTCTCTGAACATGATATAAAGTGCGTTGTTGATGAAATGTTTAAAGAGAAAGAGAGTGCAATCGTGGAGCAACGCTACCGAACAAATG TTGGTGATCTGTTTGCTCATGTGCGAAAGAAGCTACCTTGGGCAGATCCAAAGATTGTCAAG AAACTTATAGATGAAAAGATACTTGCATTACTTGGTCCAAAAACTGAAGCAGATAATGAGAAGCCTgttaaaaagaagaaagaaaaacctGTTAAAGTAGAGGTTAAAAGCAACAAAGAAGAAGATCCTCAATCTGAAGAAGAGCTCAATCCATATTCAATATTCCCTGCACCAGAGGATAATTATAAG GTTCACACTGAAGTTACTTTCAGTGATGGACGTGTGTTTCGAGCTTGCAACTCCAAATCACTACTAGAAAAGCATTTGAAGATAACTGGAGGGAAAGTTCTTACCCGTTTTCCACCAGAACCAAATGGATACCTCCATATTGGTCATGCCAAG GCTATGTTTGTTGACTTCGGCCTTGCGAAAGAGAGAAGTGGTGGCTGCTACCTGAG GTTTGATGATACTAATCCTGAAGCAGAGAAAAAAGAATATATTGATCATATCAAAGAAATTGTGGATTGGATGGGGTGGAAGCCTTATCAG ATAACGTACACAAGTAATTATTTTCAAGAACTATATGATTTAGCAGTGGAGCTCATTCGCAGGGGTCATGCTTATGTCGATCACCAG ACTGGGGACGAGATAAAAGAGTATAGAGAGAAAAAGATGAACAGTCCATGGAGAGATAGGCCGATATCAGAATCACTTAAACTTTTTGATGATATGAAACGTGGCTTGATTGAGGAAGGAAAAGCTACTCTTAGAATGAAACAAGATATGCAGAGTGACAATTTTAATATGTATGACCTCATTGCATATCGAATCAAG TTTACTCCTCATCCGCATGCTGGAGACAAGTGGTGTATCTACCCAAGTTATGATTATGCACACTGCATTGTCGATTCTCTTGAAAATATCACACATTCT CTTTGCACACTTGAATTTGAGACACGTCGTGCTTCATACTACTGGTTGCTGGATGCATTGAACCTTTACCAGCCTTATGTGTGGGAATATTCACGCTTGAATATCACCAACACTGTCATGTCAAAACGTAAA TTAAATCGTCTTGTGACTGAGAATTATGTGGACGGATGGGATGATCCTCGCTTGATGACGCTAGCGGGGTTGCGGCGTAGGGGTGTCACAGCAACCGCAATAAACACTTTTGTTAAAGGAATTGGTATTACTAGAAG TGATGGTAGTATGATACAATTGGAACGCCTCGAGTATCACGTACGGGAAGAACTAAATAAAACAGCTTCTCGCACGATGGTTGTGTTACATCCACTAAAG GTTGTTATTACCAATCTTGAGCCCAGTTCTGTGATAGACCTTGATGCAAAGAAATGGCCTGATGCCCCGGTTGATGACGCATCATCTTACTACAAG GTTCCATTTTCAAGTGTTGTTTATATCGAGCAAACTGACTTTAGAATGAAAGATTCAAAAGATTACTATGGTCTTGCTCCTGGGAAGACTGTCCTACTCAG ATATGCATTTCCTATCAAGTGTACTGAAGTTGTTCTTTCTGAAGACAAACAGAGTGTTGTTGAAATACATGTTGAGTATGATCCTGACAAGACAACGAAACCAAAG GGTGTTCTTCATTGGGTTGCAGAGCCTTCTCCTGGGGTTGACCCACTGAAGGTGGAAGTCAGACTATTTGATAAACTGTTTCTCTCTGAG AATCCTGGAGAATTAGATAATTGGCTTGACGATTTAAACCCCGAGTCTAAAGTGGTAATCCCAAGTGCATATGCTGTACCGTCTCTTAAAAATGCTGAGGTTGATGACAAATTCCAGTTTGAAAGGCTTG GCTATTTTGTGGCAGACAAGGATTCAACACCAGAAAAGCTCATCTTTAACCGGACTGTTACTTTAAGGGACAGCTATGGCAAAGCCTGGAAGTAG